A DNA window from Pseudodesulfovibrio thermohalotolerans contains the following coding sequences:
- a CDS encoding efflux RND transporter periplasmic adaptor subunit, with product MAPYGVMNNTARFKLLSTLLLAVLLLGCNGDADTAMPAPTSRQVSTITIHRQKVTLTRELSGRTTPFRIAEIRPRISGLIQRRLFTEGSDVKEGEILYLIDPAPFQAEYNNALAGLKQAQAQLQSVGSKAERYEKLLEAKTVSQQDYDDAASALNELNARIRSLQASLEVARINLGYTKITAPIPGRIGKSSVTDGAIVTAYQNTALTSIQQLDPIYVDVPQSTTELLRIRNGVGKGKFKSNSQHPAVQLILEDDALYPHEGRLQFSDVTVDQTTGTVTLRAIFPNPDKTLLPGMFVKAVLQEGVDEQALLIPQQGVSRDHRGEPFAMVVDEGSKAQRRPLVLGRAIGDKWLVISGLAPGDRVIVEGLQRLQPGTEVTASPFDSPKDPPADAQPRKSRPGEE from the coding sequence ATGGCCCCATACGGCGTAATGAACAATACGGCTCGGTTCAAGCTGCTCTCAACACTGTTGCTGGCCGTTCTGCTCCTCGGATGCAACGGCGATGCGGATACGGCGATGCCCGCACCAACAAGTCGCCAGGTCAGCACGATCACAATACACAGGCAGAAAGTCACGCTGACCAGGGAACTTTCCGGACGCACCACCCCCTTTCGTATCGCGGAGATTCGTCCGCGCATCAGCGGGTTGATTCAGCGGCGCCTGTTCACGGAAGGTTCCGATGTCAAGGAAGGAGAGATCCTCTATCTGATCGACCCCGCTCCCTTTCAAGCAGAGTACAACAACGCGCTAGCGGGACTCAAGCAGGCTCAGGCCCAACTCCAGTCCGTAGGCTCCAAGGCGGAACGCTACGAAAAACTTTTAGAAGCCAAGACCGTAAGCCAACAGGATTACGATGATGCCGCCTCCGCCCTGAATGAACTCAACGCCAGAATCAGGTCATTGCAGGCATCCCTGGAAGTCGCCCGCATCAACTTGGGATACACCAAAATCACCGCCCCCATTCCCGGCCGCATCGGCAAGTCTTCCGTCACGGACGGGGCCATTGTTACGGCCTATCAGAATACCGCCCTGACCTCCATCCAGCAGCTCGACCCCATTTATGTGGACGTCCCCCAGTCCACCACGGAGCTGCTGCGCATCAGGAACGGCGTCGGCAAGGGGAAATTCAAATCGAATTCGCAGCACCCCGCAGTCCAACTCATCTTGGAAGACGACGCGCTTTATCCCCACGAGGGAAGGTTGCAGTTCAGCGACGTCACGGTGGATCAGACCACCGGCACGGTGACCCTACGAGCGATTTTCCCCAATCCGGACAAAACGCTGCTGCCCGGCATGTTCGTCAAGGCGGTGTTGCAGGAAGGCGTCGACGAACAGGCCCTCCTCATTCCGCAACAAGGCGTGTCGCGCGACCACCGAGGTGAGCCCTTCGCCATGGTGGTCGATGAGGGGAGCAAGGCGCAACGACGGCCCCTGGTCCTGGGCCGGGCCATTGGCGACAAATGGCTCGTGATCTCTGGCCTGGCCCCGGGAGATCGGGTGATCGTCGAAGGATTGCAACGGTTGCAACCGGGTACGGAAGTTACGGCCTCTCCTTTTGATTCACCGAAAGACCCGCCTGCCGACGCACAGCCCCGAAAGTCGCGTCCGGGAGAAGAATGA
- the ilvN gene encoding acetolactate synthase small subunit, whose protein sequence is MCKQTVIELSVNNHPGVMSHICGLFARRAYNVEGIACMPVNGGQTSKIWLLVNADDRLDQMIKQVDKLEDVLLVERYDSGHPVFAKMAEFVQ, encoded by the coding sequence ATGTGTAAACAGACTGTTATCGAATTGTCCGTGAATAACCATCCCGGCGTCATGTCTCACATCTGCGGTCTGTTCGCGCGTCGGGCCTACAACGTCGAAGGCATTGCCTGTATGCCCGTCAATGGCGGTCAGACTAGTAAGATTTGGCTCCTGGTCAACGCTGATGACCGTCTTGACCAGATGATAAAGCAGGTGGACAAGTTGGAAGACGTCCTTCTTGTCGAGCGGTACGACAGCGGGCATCCTGTTTTTGCCAAGATGGCCGAATTCGTCCAATAA
- a CDS encoding RHS repeat domain-containing protein, with translation MNVFEMELKRDRNGRIVEKTETVAGTPATWKYTYDNGGRLTEAHRDGRLICQCNYDGEGRRSRDYFPATVGPHYRDYRYTMDNRLLRAGNNTYTHDDNGFRSIWSNGGTYHLYEYTPDYRLLRMEVEDQNRVYTFQHNDDGQRAAEYLNGQLAEAYQWLDFIRLGAFHDGRMSYEFDYTDKERLPSSMRREDGAVFTLHYDQVGSLRVVADSHGNVIKEVLYDPFGGIIEDTNPGFHVPIGFAGGLHDRDLGFVRFGWRDYDVNTGRWTAPDPIGDKGGDPDWYGYCLDDPVNGVDPLGLFQIIGDGPGGRIVGGIIGGAITGTISGGVSMGPAGAVTGAAVGGALGGLGAVYGEIPNDLGRGSSGGGGSSNSGSSSGSSGTGSGSGSTGGGSSSRSGGYDGGGGWFGR, from the coding sequence ATGAACGTATTTGAAATGGAATTGAAACGCGACCGGAACGGCCGCATCGTGGAAAAAACCGAAACCGTGGCAGGCACACCCGCCACCTGGAAGTACACCTACGACAACGGCGGGCGTCTAACGGAAGCGCACCGGGACGGCAGGCTGATCTGCCAATGCAACTACGACGGGGAAGGCCGCCGGTCCCGGGACTATTTTCCCGCAACCGTCGGGCCCCACTACCGCGATTACCGGTACACCATGGACAACCGTCTGCTCCGTGCGGGCAACAATACGTACACCCACGACGACAACGGATTCCGGTCCATCTGGTCGAACGGCGGCACGTACCATCTCTACGAGTACACGCCGGACTATCGGCTGCTCAGGATGGAGGTAGAAGACCAAAACCGCGTCTACACCTTCCAGCATAATGATGATGGTCAGCGGGCAGCCGAATACTTGAACGGGCAGCTTGCCGAGGCCTACCAGTGGCTCGACTTCATCCGACTCGGAGCCTTCCACGACGGACGCATGAGCTACGAGTTCGACTACACGGACAAAGAACGGCTCCCATCCTCCATGCGCCGCGAGGACGGTGCCGTATTCACCCTGCATTACGACCAAGTAGGCTCGCTCCGTGTTGTTGCCGATTCACACGGCAACGTGATAAAGGAAGTCCTGTACGATCCGTTCGGCGGCATCATCGAGGACACCAATCCGGGCTTCCACGTGCCCATCGGCTTTGCGGGCGGGCTGCATGACCGAGACCTCGGTTTCGTCCGCTTCGGATGGCGGGATTACGACGTGAATACCGGTCGATGGACCGCGCCCGACCCCATTGGGGACAAAGGTGGTGATCCTGATTGGTATGGGTATTGCCTGGATGATCCGGTGAACGGGGTGGACCCGCTGGGGCTATTCCAAATCATTGGGGATGGTCCCGGGGGGCGGATTGTTGGGGGCATTATAGGCGGGGCTATCACAGGAACTATCAGTGGGGGCGTCTCCATGGGCCCTGCCGGTGCTGTGACAGGTGCAGCTGTGGGTGGTGCCCTTGGCGGCCTAGGTGCAGTCTATGGAGAAATCCCCAATGATCTTGGCCGTGGTTCCTCTGGTGGGGGCGGTAGCTCCAATTCCGGGAGCAGCTCTGGATCTTCTGGAACCGGAAGCGGTTCCGGCTCCACTGGTGGAGGAAGTTCGTCTCGAAGCGGCGGTTATGACGGTGGTGGAGGTTGGTTCGGAAGATAG
- a CDS encoding RHS repeat domain-containing protein, whose protein sequence is MNVFEMELKRDRNGRIVEKTETVAGTPATWKYTYDNGGRLTEAHHDGRLICQCNYDREGRRSRDYFPATVGPHYRDYQYTMDNRLLRAGNNTYTHDDNGFRSIWSNGGTYHLYEYTPDYRLLRMEVEDQNRVYTFQHNDDGQRAAKYLNGQLAEAYQWLDFIRLGAFHDGRMSYEFDYTDKERLPSSMRREDGAVFTLHYDQVGSLRAVADSHGNVIKEVLYDPFGGIIEDTNPGFRVPIGFAGGLHDRDLGFVRFGWRDYDVNTSRWIAPDPIGDKGGDPDWYGYCLNDPVNAVDPLGLFRFGKRGLGGLPLLGIFSDNPINDAANTEIAHEHGFYEDGTGGNVGLFKDGRRFDTENINNYKLEDKSYDDKRMRRVVKSLGKQEYNLLGIGGKKNNCQDYADKMRNRYSLLDRGDRQR, encoded by the coding sequence ATGAACGTATTTGAAATGGAATTGAAGCGCGACCGGAACGGCCGCATCGTGGAAAAAACCGAAACCGTGGCAGGCACACCCGCCACCTGGAAGTACACCTACGACAACGGCGGGCGTCTAACGGAAGCGCACCATGACGGCAGGCTGATCTGCCAATGCAACTACGACAGAGAAGGCCGCCGGTCCCGGGACTATTTTCCCGCAACCGTCGGGCCCCACTACCGCGATTACCAGTACACCATGGACAACCGTCTGCTCCGTGCGGGCAACAATACGTACACCCACGACGACAACGGATTCCGGTCCATCTGGTCGAACGGCGGCACGTACCATCTCTACGAGTACACGCCGGACTATCGGCTGCTCAGGATGGAGGTAGAAGACCAAAACCGCGTCTACACCTTCCAGCATAATGATGATGGTCAGCGGGCAGCCAAATACCTGAACGGCCAGCTTGCCGAGGCCTACCAGTGGCTCGACTTCATCCGACTCGGAGCCTTCCACGACGGACGCATGAGCTACGAGTTCGACTACACGGACAAAGAACGGCTCCCATCCTCCATGCGCCGCGAAGACGGTGCCGTATTCACCCTGCACTACGACCAGGTTGGGTCCCTGCGCGCTGTTGCCGATTCACACGGCAACGTGATAAAGGAAGTCCTGTACGATCCGTTCGGCGGCATCATCGAGGACACCAATCCGGGCTTCCGCGTCCCCATCGGCTTTGCGGGCGGGCTGCACGACCGGGACCTCGGTTTCGTCCGCTTCGGATGGCGGGACTACGACGTGAACACCAGCCGCTGGATTGCGCCCGATCCGATTGGCGACAAGGGCGGTGATCCTGATTGGTATGGGTATTGCCTGAATGATCCGGTGAATGCGGTGGACCCGCTGGGGCTATTTCGATTTGGGAAGCGAGGATTGGGCGGGTTGCCATTGCTTGGCATCTTTTCCGATAACCCGATAAATGATGCGGCCAATACGGAAATAGCTCATGAACACGGTTTTTATGAAGATGGGACTGGGGGTAATGTTGGGCTGTTCAAGGATGGGCGTAGATTCGACACAGAAAACATTAATAATTACAAATTGGAAGACAAGAGCTATGACGACAAGCGAATGCGCCGTGTTGTCAAAAGCCTTGGGAAACAAGAATACAACCTTCTTGGCATAGGCGGAAAGAAAAACAACTGCCAAGACTATGCGGACAAGATGCGCAACCGATATTCGTTGCTGGATCGAGGTGACCGCCAACGATAA
- a CDS encoding flagellin, producing the protein MALTDIEKSFIYDYSLQLLQQDMLTNRLFGSSAVGRNLRSLVLGEPARAATFTNPFEEAISGTLRGDAAAVRQAARNVGEAASMMGVARTGMATIVDALNDMEDIIDRIDSGELDGTSSVVQGDFDALADKISGVVSNADFNGIALLDSSQWDTDQVDSDGNVYIQSSKDGGFNITFHSVDMPSGGVGWADLDGAALGADGARATQLGYVQSLQSEMTAITDMYGGKEDSLQAQQLSLESQAQLLDQAAQLRKPSNPEYSLEQLLADLIIRDTGTIFDGTS; encoded by the coding sequence ATGGCCCTGACCGACATCGAAAAGAGCTTCATCTACGACTATTCGTTGCAGTTGTTGCAGCAGGATATGTTAACCAACCGGCTGTTCGGCTCGTCGGCCGTCGGTCGGAATCTGCGCAGTCTGGTGCTGGGCGAACCGGCTCGCGCGGCAACCTTCACCAATCCTTTCGAGGAGGCCATCAGCGGCACCCTGCGCGGGGATGCGGCCGCAGTGCGTCAGGCGGCCCGAAACGTGGGCGAGGCGGCCTCCATGATGGGCGTTGCCCGGACCGGGATGGCTACGATCGTGGATGCTCTGAACGACATGGAGGACATTATCGACCGGATCGATTCCGGCGAGTTGGACGGCACGAGCAGTGTGGTCCAGGGCGATTTCGACGCGCTCGCGGACAAGATTTCCGGCGTTGTCTCCAACGCCGATTTCAACGGCATAGCCCTGTTGGACTCTTCCCAATGGGACACGGATCAGGTCGATTCCGACGGTAATGTCTATATTCAGTCCAGCAAGGATGGAGGGTTCAACATCACCTTCCATTCCGTGGATATGCCTTCCGGTGGAGTGGGGTGGGCAGACCTGGACGGTGCGGCTTTGGGTGCGGATGGGGCCCGCGCCACCCAGCTCGGCTACGTCCAGTCACTCCAGAGCGAGATGACGGCCATCACGGACATGTATGGGGGCAAGGAGGACAGTCTTCAGGCTCAACAACTCAGCCTTGAGAGCCAGGCCCAGCTTCTGGATCAGGCGGCCCAACTTCGCAAGCCCTCCAATCCGGAGTATTCGCTGGAACAACTCCTCGCGGACCTCATTATTCGCGATACCGGCACCATATTCGACGGCACCAGTTGA
- a CDS encoding chemotaxis protein CheW, producing MADEALKDINQFLTFTLGKEIFALDIGTVREVLELTSITKIPRTPKFMRGVINLRGHAVPVVDMRLKLGMSKGEDTVDTCIIIVEIEYEGEFTVMGALVDSVREVFEMAPDTIEPAPKMGAAINAEYIKGMGRQNEQFIIIIDINKIFSAEELAIAKDMGALSAEPDRAPATEEAASAPA from the coding sequence ATGGCCGATGAAGCTCTGAAAGATATCAATCAGTTTTTGACGTTCACTTTGGGCAAGGAAATTTTCGCTCTCGATATAGGAACGGTCCGCGAGGTTTTGGAGCTGACGTCCATAACCAAAATTCCGAGGACACCCAAATTCATGCGCGGTGTCATCAATCTGCGAGGGCACGCCGTTCCTGTGGTGGACATGCGGCTCAAGCTGGGTATGTCCAAGGGCGAGGACACCGTGGATACCTGCATTATCATCGTGGAAATTGAATACGAGGGCGAGTTCACCGTTATGGGCGCACTGGTGGATTCCGTGCGCGAAGTGTTCGAAATGGCACCGGATACCATTGAGCCAGCCCCCAAGATGGGCGCGGCCATCAATGCCGAGTACATAAAAGGAATGGGGCGCCAGAACGAACAGTTCATCATTATCATCGACATCAACAAGATATTTTCCGCCGAAGAGCTGGCCATCGCAAAGGATATGGGGGCGTTGAGCGCGGAACCTGATCGCGCTCCGGCCACAGAAGAGGCTGCGTCAGCGCCGGCATAG
- a CDS encoding DVUA0089 family protein: MKKITILFFLVFLLSGVPAQAYDYDYFGNMEYHNDVLRFDFSVSTSGERIFFSSSWDDGGFDPMLGLWDAAGNLIYFQDDGGLVGSQLSNGVSYDYEEWDSFYTVLLDPGSYFLTLTTYDNFNISDSYSDGFYRAGETPILISEWSQPSNGFRTDDYAFHILNVDTASGPGETPPVPEPSTVVLLIAGLAGCLVFGRKRFLK; encoded by the coding sequence ATGAAGAAAATCACTATCCTGTTTTTCCTTGTCTTTTTGTTGTCTGGAGTACCTGCGCAGGCCTACGACTACGACTATTTCGGCAACATGGAGTACCACAACGACGTCTTGCGTTTTGACTTCAGTGTTTCGACCTCGGGCGAACGAATCTTTTTCTCTTCTTCCTGGGACGACGGCGGCTTCGATCCCATGCTTGGCCTTTGGGATGCAGCTGGCAACCTCATCTATTTCCAGGATGACGGAGGTCTGGTCGGGTCTCAATTGTCGAACGGCGTGTCGTATGATTACGAGGAATGGGATTCCTTCTATACCGTTCTGCTGGACCCCGGGAGCTATTTCCTCACACTGACGACTTACGACAACTTCAATATTTCCGATTCGTACAGCGACGGTTTTTATCGTGCCGGCGAAACGCCGATTCTTATCAGCGAGTGGTCCCAGCCTTCCAACGGCTTCCGGACCGACGATTATGCGTTCCACATTCTGAATGTCGACACGGCCAGCGGCCCCGGCGAAACCCCGCCCGTGCCCGAACCGTCGACCGTCGTTCTCCTCATTGCAGGTCTCGCCGGTTGCCTGGTTTTCGGAAGAAAGCGTTTCCTCAAGTAA
- a CDS encoding efflux RND transporter permease subunit, with product MMLSKFFLDRPVFAWVIAIIMMTLGALMIYLMPVAQYPPIAPPSIAIEACYTGASAETVENTVTQIIEQKMTGLDNMLYLTGTSSSSGQSRIELTFAPGTDPDLAWTKVQNKLQLATASLPDSVQRFGIKVSKSTRNYLIVVGLISEDGSMNGEDLRDYAQSNLEKVLARVPGVGEVESFGTQYAMRVWVNPDRLTNYSLTMEDVITALRTYNVEISAGQLGGAPAEKGQRINAPIVVQHLLQTPEEFASIPIRINQDGSTIRVKDIGRTELGTERYDVSANFNGAPSAGMAIRQAAGANALDTTDAIKAKLAEMSLYFPPGMKVVYPFDTTPFTVVAIDEVITTLFEAVLLVFIIMYVFMGSIRATLIPTIAVPVVLLGTFAVLGIFGFSINMLTMFAMVLAIGLLVDDAIVVVENVERIMTEEGLPPREATAKSMDEITSALVGIGLVLSAVFGPMAFFQGSTGVLYRQFSITIIASMILSVIVALILTPVLCATFLKPVKKGHGPAVNAIFFMRPFFRWFERNFTRIRGFYIEIVHHSFSKKIRYLIFYGLLVLTVGFLFTRMSTSYIPDEDQGILLVQATLPSGSTLEQTEAVMDTVEKYFKEHEQDAVESVMPVSGISFGGQGQNMALGFVRLKPWEERDDPSLSVPSLANRAMRSFSQIKEATVYAFPPPPVVELGMASGFDFELLDMGGLGPQKLLAARDQLLGMAAQDPRLARVRPNGIEDSPQYYVDVNWEKAGALGVPISSIHTTLSAAFGGSYVNDFVQAGRVKKVYAQADSPYRMLPTDLEKLYVRNDLGKMVPFSSFAIGRWSTGSPKLERYNAFPATNIWGEAAPGYSTGEAMQAMEEIVRKLPDGIGYDWTGLSYQERMATSQGPILYAISIFVIFLCVAALYESWTIPFVNLLMLPLGVLGAIVATSLRGLHNDVYFQIGFLTTLGLSTKNAILIIQFIKERMGHGEELIEATLGAVKTRFRPVIMTSLAFFFGVLPLAINTGAGAGAMNAIGTAVCGGMLSATFIDLIFIPIFFVLIVNFFKKKTPSDQML from the coding sequence ATGATGCTGTCCAAATTCTTTCTTGACCGACCTGTCTTCGCCTGGGTCATCGCCATCATCATGATGACCCTCGGCGCGCTCATGATCTACCTGATGCCGGTCGCGCAATATCCGCCCATCGCTCCGCCTTCCATTGCGATCGAGGCCTGTTACACCGGCGCTTCGGCGGAAACTGTCGAGAACACGGTCACCCAGATCATTGAACAGAAAATGACCGGCCTGGACAACATGCTCTACCTGACCGGTACGAGCTCCTCTTCCGGTCAGTCACGGATTGAGTTGACCTTCGCCCCGGGCACCGACCCGGACCTGGCCTGGACCAAGGTGCAAAACAAACTGCAACTAGCGACGGCCAGTCTGCCCGATTCGGTGCAGCGTTTCGGCATCAAGGTCAGCAAGTCCACCCGGAACTACCTCATCGTGGTCGGCCTCATTTCGGAAGACGGCAGCATGAACGGCGAGGACCTACGAGACTATGCCCAGTCCAACCTGGAAAAGGTCCTGGCCAGGGTGCCCGGAGTAGGTGAAGTGGAGAGCTTCGGCACCCAGTACGCCATGCGCGTCTGGGTCAACCCGGACCGCCTCACCAACTACAGCCTGACCATGGAAGACGTCATCACCGCCCTGAGGACCTACAATGTCGAGATATCGGCCGGGCAGTTGGGTGGGGCCCCGGCCGAAAAAGGGCAGCGCATCAACGCCCCCATCGTGGTGCAGCACCTGTTGCAGACCCCGGAGGAATTCGCCTCCATCCCCATCCGTATCAACCAGGATGGCTCCACAATCCGCGTCAAGGATATCGGCCGCACCGAACTGGGAACAGAGCGCTACGACGTCTCGGCCAACTTCAACGGCGCCCCCTCGGCCGGCATGGCCATTCGCCAGGCCGCCGGGGCCAACGCCCTGGACACGACCGACGCCATTAAGGCGAAACTTGCTGAAATGAGCCTGTATTTCCCCCCGGGAATGAAGGTGGTCTATCCCTTCGACACCACGCCCTTCACCGTAGTGGCCATTGACGAAGTGATCACGACCCTGTTCGAGGCCGTGCTGCTGGTCTTTATCATCATGTATGTTTTCATGGGGAGCATCCGGGCCACCCTGATTCCGACCATCGCCGTGCCTGTGGTGCTGTTGGGGACCTTCGCCGTACTCGGAATCTTCGGTTTCTCCATCAACATGCTGACCATGTTCGCCATGGTCCTGGCCATTGGGCTATTGGTGGACGACGCCATCGTCGTCGTCGAGAACGTGGAGCGGATCATGACGGAAGAAGGACTTCCCCCCCGTGAGGCCACTGCCAAATCCATGGACGAAATCACCAGCGCCCTAGTCGGCATCGGGCTGGTGCTTTCGGCGGTCTTCGGCCCCATGGCCTTTTTCCAGGGATCCACCGGCGTGCTCTACCGTCAGTTCTCCATCACCATCATCGCCTCCATGATCCTTTCGGTAATCGTGGCCCTGATCCTCACTCCTGTGCTGTGCGCAACCTTTCTCAAACCCGTGAAAAAAGGTCACGGCCCCGCAGTCAACGCGATCTTTTTCATGCGCCCCTTCTTCCGATGGTTCGAGCGCAACTTCACCAGAATCAGAGGATTCTACATCGAAATCGTCCACCATTCCTTCTCCAAAAAAATCCGATATCTGATATTCTACGGTTTGCTCGTGTTGACGGTGGGCTTTCTGTTCACGCGCATGTCCACGTCCTACATTCCGGATGAAGATCAAGGAATCCTGCTGGTTCAGGCCACGCTTCCCTCGGGCTCCACTCTAGAGCAGACCGAAGCGGTCATGGACACGGTCGAAAAATACTTCAAGGAACATGAGCAGGACGCGGTGGAGTCGGTCATGCCCGTTTCCGGCATCTCCTTCGGAGGTCAAGGACAGAACATGGCCTTGGGATTCGTCAGACTCAAGCCATGGGAGGAACGCGACGATCCCTCCCTGTCGGTACCCAGCCTCGCAAACAGGGCCATGCGATCCTTTTCCCAGATCAAAGAGGCCACAGTCTACGCCTTTCCGCCGCCTCCGGTCGTGGAGCTCGGCATGGCTTCGGGATTCGACTTCGAACTGCTTGACATGGGAGGCCTGGGGCCCCAGAAGCTCCTGGCGGCGCGCGATCAGCTCTTGGGCATGGCCGCACAGGACCCCCGGCTGGCCAGGGTCCGTCCAAATGGCATTGAGGACTCCCCGCAATACTACGTCGATGTAAATTGGGAAAAGGCGGGAGCCTTGGGCGTGCCCATCTCCTCAATTCACACGACCCTGTCCGCCGCATTCGGCGGTTCCTACGTCAACGATTTCGTGCAAGCCGGACGGGTCAAGAAGGTTTACGCCCAGGCCGATTCTCCCTACCGCATGTTGCCGACGGACCTGGAAAAACTTTATGTCCGCAACGACCTGGGTAAAATGGTGCCCTTTTCCTCCTTCGCCATTGGCCGCTGGTCAACGGGATCGCCGAAACTGGAACGCTACAACGCCTTCCCGGCCACCAACATCTGGGGCGAGGCCGCGCCCGGTTACAGCACCGGCGAGGCCATGCAGGCCATGGAAGAAATCGTCCGCAAACTGCCGGATGGAATCGGCTACGACTGGACGGGACTGTCCTACCAGGAACGCATGGCCACCTCCCAGGGCCCCATACTCTATGCGATCTCCATCTTTGTCATTTTCCTCTGCGTGGCCGCCCTGTACGAGAGCTGGACCATTCCTTTCGTCAACCTGCTGATGCTCCCGCTGGGCGTGTTGGGGGCCATCGTGGCTACCTCGTTGCGCGGTCTGCACAATGACGTCTACTTTCAGATCGGCTTCCTGACCACGCTGGGCCTTTCGACGAAGAACGCCATTTTGATCATCCAGTTCATCAAGGAGCGCATGGGGCATGGCGAAGAACTCATTGAAGCGACCCTGGGCGCGGTCAAAACCCGGTTCCGACCGGTGATCATGACCTCGCTGGCCTTCTTCTTCGGTGTTCTACCTCTGGCCATCAACACGGGAGCCGGTGCCGGAGCCATGAACGCCATCGGTACGGCGGTCTGCGGCGGCATGCTTTCCGCCACCTTCATCGATCTCATATTTATCCCGATATTCTTTGTTTTGATCGTCAACTTCTTCAAGAAAAAGACTCCATCCGATCAGATGCTGTAG
- a CDS encoding RHS repeat domain-containing protein, which yields MNVFEMELKRDRNGRIVEKTETVAGTPATWKYTYDNGGRLTEAHRDGRLICQCHYDGEGRRSRDYFPATVGPHYRDYQYTMDNRLLRAGNNTYTHDDNGFRSIWSNGGTYHLYEYTPDYRLLRMEVEDQNRVYTFQHDDDGQRVAKYLNGQLAEAYQWLDFIRLGAFHDGRMGYEFDYTDKERLPSSMRREDGAEFTLYYDQVGSLRVVADSHGNVIKEVLYDPFGGIIEDTNPDFRIPIGFAGGLHDRDLGFVRFGWRDYDVNTGRWTAPDPIGDKGGDPDWYGYCLDDPVNGNDPLGLEGGFWSGMKSIGTGLGQLWNKAPKGIGEAITKGSKGAEEALSKTANAFATNKDLQKYTGIALGAGMLPIAAAGAIETAPIIAGAAMQHPDKLAAASKAAVDFANGLVEGPPPQSPAGGAGALTKGVYDWYKQNRR from the coding sequence ATGAACGTATTTGAAATGGAATTGAAGCGCGACCGGAACGGCCGCATCGTGGAAAAAACCGAAACCGTGGCAGGCACACCCGCCACCTGGAAGTACACCTACGACAACGGCGGGCGGCTGACGGAAGCGCACCGGGACGGCAGGCTGATCTGCCAATGCCACTACGACGGGGAAGGCCGCCGGTCCCGGGACTATTTTCCCGCAACCGTCGGGCCCCACTACCGCGATTACCAGTACACCATGGACAACCGTCTGCTCCGTGCGGGCAACAACACGTACACCCACGACGACAACGGATTCCGGTCCATCTGGTCGAACGGCGGCACGTACCATCTCTACGAGTACACGCCAGACTATCGGCTGCTCAGGATGGAGGTAGAAGACCAAAACCGCGTCTACACCTTCCAGCATGACGATGATGGTCAGCGGGTAGCCAAATACCTGAACGGCCAGCTTGCCGAGGCCTACCAGTGGCTCGACTTCATCCGCCTCGGAGCCTTCCACGACGGACGCATGGGCTACGAGTTCGACTACACGGACAAAGAACGGCTCCCATCCTCCATGCGCCGCGAGGACGGTGCCGAATTCACCTTGTACTACGACCAGGTGGGCTCGCTCCGTGTTGTTGCCGACTCGCACGGCAACGTGATAAAGGAAGTCCTGTACGATCCGTTCGGCGGCATCATTGAGGACACCAACCCGGACTTCCGCATCCCCATCGGCTTTGCGGGCGGGCTGCATGACCGAGACCTCGGTTTCGTCCGCTTCGGATGGCGGGATTACGACGTGAATACCGGTCGATGGACCGCGCCCGACCCCATAGGCGACAAGGGCGGTGACCCGGATTGGTATGGGTATTGTCTGGATGATCCGGTGAATGGCAATGATCCATTAGGGCTGGAAGGCGGATTCTGGAGTGGTATGAAATCGATTGGAACCGGACTTGGGCAACTTTGGAACAAAGCCCCTAAAGGAATCGGCGAAGCCATTACCAAAGGCTCAAAAGGAGCCGAAGAAGCATTGAGCAAAACCGCCAATGCTTTTGCAACAAATAAGGATTTGCAAAAATACACAGGCATCGCCTTGGGGGCGGGAATGCTCCCCATTGCGGCGGCGGGAGCGATTGAAACTGCTCCTATTATCGCAGGAGCCGCCATGCAGCACCCGGATAAGCTTGCGGCTGCATCAAAGGCTGCGGTTGATTTTGCTAATGGACTTGTAGAGGGTCCCCCGCCACAAAGCCCTGCCGGTGGCGCAGGAGCCCTCACCAAGGGCGTCTATGATTGGTATAAACAAAACAGGAGATAG